The following proteins are encoded in a genomic region of Arthrobacter jiangjiafuii:
- a CDS encoding ferredoxin--NADP reductase has protein sequence MSLSLPTPVTRRLDAFTGRWTMYRLTVFLLLGITAWSFVLSFAGALFYTPAALAATAVTAVVSALVASRVMGLLFRTRPQTDSSLITGLLLYFLLWPSTEGSALLTVALAAGAATASKYLLVWRGRHIFNPAALGAAVLALTGLGAAAWWVAAPLMLVAVLPAAALILYRNRLLPMAGVFLLAAGVIITVRMIAAGETLPAALWTLLASYPVVFFAGFMLSEPLTLPPRRLQRLAEAAVVGVLFAVPLSFGPVFMSPELALLAGNLLAFALAPRTGIRLRLRENRALTPTARELVFEPVRPLRFQPGQYVELSLPHGTADARGTRRIFSLTTAPEDPGTVAVGLRAAEPVSSFKTALLKLKPGAVVSATAVAGDFLLPRDRGVPLLLVASGIGITPFMSQLRSLAAGGGPDGTVPRDVVLVYAASSTDELAYAAELLGMGLRVLVCTPEDPQISGWTWLGPGLPDAQTLAREVPDVASRAAYVSGSPAAVAAARAAVRGAGGRSVRTDAFLGY, from the coding sequence ATGAGCCTTTCCCTGCCCACGCCGGTAACCCGACGGCTGGACGCCTTCACCGGCCGCTGGACAATGTACCGGCTGACGGTGTTCCTGCTGCTGGGCATTACTGCCTGGTCTTTTGTGCTGTCCTTCGCCGGGGCACTCTTCTACACCCCGGCAGCGCTGGCTGCGACCGCCGTCACCGCCGTCGTCTCCGCCCTGGTCGCCAGCCGCGTCATGGGGCTTCTTTTCCGGACCCGGCCGCAGACGGATTCCTCGCTGATCACCGGGCTGCTGCTCTACTTCCTGCTGTGGCCAAGCACCGAGGGCAGTGCCCTGCTCACCGTGGCGCTGGCCGCCGGCGCCGCCACCGCCTCCAAATACCTGCTGGTCTGGCGTGGGCGGCACATCTTCAACCCAGCTGCCCTGGGGGCCGCGGTCCTGGCCCTGACCGGGCTGGGCGCTGCGGCCTGGTGGGTGGCGGCACCGCTGATGCTGGTGGCCGTGCTCCCGGCTGCAGCACTGATCCTGTACCGGAACCGGCTGCTGCCAATGGCCGGGGTGTTCCTGCTGGCCGCCGGAGTCATTATCACGGTGCGGATGATTGCCGCCGGTGAAACCCTCCCCGCTGCGCTGTGGACACTGCTGGCGTCCTATCCGGTGGTGTTCTTCGCCGGCTTCATGCTGTCCGAGCCGCTGACCCTGCCGCCGCGGCGCCTCCAGCGGCTGGCCGAGGCCGCCGTCGTCGGCGTGCTGTTTGCCGTGCCGCTAAGTTTCGGGCCGGTCTTTATGTCCCCCGAGCTGGCCCTGCTTGCCGGAAACCTGCTGGCCTTTGCCCTGGCCCCGCGCACCGGTATCCGGCTGCGCCTGCGGGAGAACCGGGCGCTCACCCCCACCGCCCGGGAGCTGGTGTTCGAACCCGTGCGTCCGCTGCGGTTCCAGCCGGGCCAGTACGTGGAGCTGAGCCTTCCGCACGGCACCGCCGATGCCCGTGGCACCCGGCGGATCTTCAGCCTGACCACTGCCCCGGAAGACCCCGGCACCGTGGCCGTGGGGCTGCGCGCCGCCGAACCGGTCAGCTCGTTCAAGACCGCCCTGCTGAAGCTGAAGCCCGGAGCGGTGGTTTCCGCGACGGCCGTGGCGGGAGACTTCCTGCTGCCCCGGGACCGGGGCGTGCCGCTGCTGCTGGTCGCCTCCGGCATCGGCATCACCCCGTTTATGAGCCAGCTGCGGTCCCTCGCTGCAGGCGGCGGGCCGGACGGCACCGTCCCGCGCGACGTCGTCCTCGTGTATGCGGCCTCCTCCACTGACGAACTGGCGTACGCCGCCGAACTGCTCGGCATGGGACTGCGCGTCCTGGTCTGCACCCCGGAGGATCCGCAGATCAGCGGGTGGACCTGGCTGGGCCCCGGCCTGCCCGATGCCCAGACCCTTGCCCGTGAGGTGCCGGACGTGGCTTCGCGCGCGGCCTACGTGTCAGGCTCTCCTGCCGCAGTGGCCGCAGCCCGGGCCGCGGTCCGGGGGGCCGGCGGGCGTTCGGTGCGGACGGACGCGTTCCTCGGATACTGA
- a CDS encoding IS481 family transposase has product MSKQKVIVLSVTEQGLSISEAARRYGVSRRWVHVLIRRYRDGGTAALTPRSRRPHNNAHRIPPPTADRIRSLRRDLTAAGLDAGPVTIAWHLAREGITAPSTSTIRRILHAAGLITPAPRKRPKSSLHRFEAAQPNETWQSDFTHWPLADGTDTEILNFLDDHSRYLLACTAYRPVTGTAVSETFLKTANQYGLPASTLTDNGLVYTSRFAGGKGGRNSFENLLHALKITQKNGSPGHPQTQGKIERFHQTLKKWLSGQPRAETLQDLNAQLEKFRHIYNHERPHRALDRKTPVQAYNATVKAVPLTARQGGHWRVRVDRIDTTGKVSLRYAGRLRHIGLGRAYAGKHILMLIHEQDIVITETATGEILRELTLDPSRDYQPRQKKTPRSEDRGVTYVATHP; this is encoded by the coding sequence ATGTCAAAGCAGAAGGTCATCGTCCTGTCCGTCACAGAGCAGGGCCTCAGCATCTCCGAGGCCGCCCGCCGCTACGGCGTGAGCCGCCGCTGGGTCCACGTCCTGATCCGCCGCTACCGGGACGGCGGCACAGCAGCCCTGACACCGCGCTCCCGCCGCCCGCACAACAACGCACACCGCATCCCGCCCCCGACAGCTGACCGGATTAGGTCCCTGCGCCGGGACCTAACCGCAGCGGGCCTGGACGCCGGTCCCGTCACCATCGCCTGGCACCTCGCCAGGGAAGGCATCACCGCGCCCTCCACCTCAACGATCCGCCGGATCCTGCACGCCGCCGGTCTGATCACCCCAGCACCCAGAAAACGGCCCAAATCCTCACTTCACCGCTTCGAAGCCGCCCAACCGAACGAGACCTGGCAATCCGATTTCACCCACTGGCCGCTGGCCGACGGCACCGATACCGAGATCCTGAACTTCCTCGATGACCACTCCCGCTACCTGCTCGCCTGCACCGCATACCGGCCCGTCACCGGAACCGCCGTCAGCGAGACCTTCCTCAAAACCGCCAACCAGTACGGGCTGCCGGCCTCCACCCTGACCGATAACGGCCTGGTCTATACCTCCCGCTTCGCCGGCGGCAAAGGCGGCCGCAACAGCTTCGAGAACCTCCTGCACGCCCTGAAGATCACCCAGAAGAACGGATCCCCGGGCCACCCGCAAACCCAGGGAAAGATTGAACGCTTCCATCAAACCCTGAAGAAATGGCTCAGCGGCCAGCCGCGGGCAGAGACCCTGCAGGACCTCAACGCCCAGCTCGAAAAGTTCCGCCATATCTATAACCATGAACGTCCGCACCGCGCGCTGGACCGGAAAACACCCGTCCAGGCCTACAACGCCACCGTCAAAGCGGTACCGCTGACAGCCCGGCAGGGAGGTCATTGGCGGGTCCGCGTGGACCGGATCGACACGACCGGGAAGGTCTCACTGCGCTACGCAGGCAGACTGCGACATATCGGGCTGGGACGGGCCTACGCCGGCAAACACATCCTCATGCTCATCCACGAACAGGACATCGTCATCACCGAAACAGCCACCGGAGAGATCCTGCGCGAACTGACACTGGACCCCTCACGCGACTACCAACCCAGACAAAAGAAAACACCCCGGTCCGAAGACCGGGGTGTTACCTATGTCGCGACTCATCCGTGA
- a CDS encoding pyruvate dehydrogenase translates to MAKTLATQLVDQLRSAGVQRIYGIVGDSLNPIVDAVRRTGGAKKGGIDWIHVRNEETASFAASAEAQLTGRLAVCAGSCGPGNLHLINGLYDANRSGAPVLAIASHIPTVQIGSGFFQETHPDRIFNECSVYSELISSTDQAPRVMQSAIQHALAKSGVSVITLPGDIAGQDASAPTPAPAHFMPATVVPAAQSVRALADAVNRARKVALFVGIGVQGAHDAVTEFAAKVHAPIGHSLRGKDFIQYENPSDVGMTGLLGYGAAAEGIEDADLLILLGTDFPYNQFLPGTTPAQVDRAAERLGRRTDVDIAVHGDVSATLQALLPLVEQKQDDAFLTEMLRKHDRLMNKAVGAYTRDVERMRPIHPEYAASLLDQAAAEDAVFTADTGMCNVWTARYINPLGTRRLIGSYLHGSMANALPHAVGAQFAYPGRQVIAVSGDGGLGMLLGELLTARMYDLPLTVVLFNNSTLGMVKLEMLVDGLPDFAVDVLDVNYADIAAAMGFHSVRVTDPGDIMQAYRDALDNPGPALVELVTDPNALSIPPKITPGQVLGFATAMSRVVLNRGAGEAVSMARSNLRNIPRS, encoded by the coding sequence ATGGCCAAAACGCTCGCCACCCAGCTCGTCGACCAGCTTCGCTCCGCAGGGGTCCAACGCATCTACGGGATAGTCGGGGACAGCCTCAATCCGATAGTGGACGCCGTCCGCCGGACGGGAGGAGCCAAAAAAGGCGGCATCGACTGGATTCATGTCCGGAACGAGGAAACGGCGAGCTTTGCCGCCTCCGCAGAGGCCCAGCTAACCGGCCGGCTGGCGGTCTGCGCCGGCTCCTGCGGCCCCGGCAACCTGCACCTCATCAACGGTCTGTATGACGCCAACCGTTCCGGTGCGCCCGTGCTGGCCATCGCCTCACACATACCGACGGTGCAGATCGGCAGCGGCTTCTTCCAGGAAACGCATCCGGACCGCATCTTCAATGAGTGCTCGGTGTATTCCGAGCTGATCAGCAGCACCGATCAGGCGCCCCGGGTGATGCAGAGCGCCATCCAGCATGCGCTCGCGAAGAGCGGAGTTTCAGTGATCACGCTCCCCGGCGACATCGCCGGACAGGATGCCTCCGCACCGACCCCGGCGCCGGCGCACTTCATGCCGGCCACCGTGGTGCCCGCAGCGCAGAGCGTGCGGGCACTGGCGGACGCGGTGAACCGGGCCCGGAAGGTCGCCCTGTTTGTAGGAATCGGAGTCCAGGGGGCGCATGACGCCGTGACCGAATTCGCCGCGAAGGTCCATGCCCCGATTGGACACTCCCTGCGGGGAAAGGACTTCATCCAGTACGAGAACCCGTCCGACGTGGGGATGACCGGACTCCTGGGCTACGGCGCCGCGGCTGAGGGGATCGAAGACGCTGACTTGTTGATCCTCCTGGGCACGGACTTCCCCTACAACCAGTTCCTGCCCGGGACCACCCCCGCGCAGGTGGACCGGGCCGCCGAGCGGCTCGGGCGCCGCACCGACGTCGATATTGCAGTCCACGGGGATGTATCCGCCACACTGCAGGCGCTTCTGCCGCTGGTGGAGCAGAAACAGGACGATGCATTCCTCACGGAGATGCTCAGGAAACACGACCGGTTGATGAACAAGGCGGTTGGTGCCTATACGCGGGACGTTGAGCGCATGCGGCCCATCCATCCCGAATATGCCGCCTCCCTGCTGGATCAGGCAGCCGCTGAAGACGCGGTCTTCACTGCGGACACCGGGATGTGCAATGTCTGGACCGCCCGGTACATCAATCCGCTGGGGACCCGGCGGCTCATCGGCTCCTACCTGCACGGGTCCATGGCCAACGCCCTTCCCCACGCCGTCGGCGCCCAGTTCGCCTACCCGGGCCGCCAGGTGATCGCTGTCAGCGGCGACGGTGGTCTGGGCATGCTGCTGGGCGAACTCCTGACCGCGCGGATGTATGACCTGCCGTTGACGGTGGTGCTGTTCAACAACTCGACCCTGGGCATGGTGAAGCTGGAGATGCTTGTGGACGGCCTGCCCGACTTCGCAGTGGACGTGTTGGACGTGAACTACGCGGACATTGCCGCGGCCATGGGCTTCCACTCCGTCAGGGTCACCGATCCCGGCGACATCATGCAGGCCTACCGGGACGCGCTGGATAACCCGGGCCCGGCACTGGTGGAACTGGTCACCGATCCGAATGCGTTGTCCATCCCGCCCAAGATCACCCCCGGGCAGGTCCTCGGCTTCGCCACCGCCATGTCAAGGGTTGTCCTGAACCGGGGTGCCGGAGAGGCCGTCAGCATGGCCCGGAGCAACCTGCGGAACATACCCCGCTCCTGA
- a CDS encoding TetR/AcrR family transcriptional regulator encodes MNIKEELTRVSVELFASQGYAKTSVQQIVDAAGVTKGALYHYFNSKDDLLFDIYDRILTLQLRNLHEITDRGLPVGETVRLVCEDVIVTSIEWIREGAVFFRSQHMLSPDRMEDVKVRRRQYNEVFGALITRGKTEGVFRDDIPTAVLVANFFANPHYLSFWYQPSGPLTREQVAKQITDLYLTGLRPAHSEGAAL; translated from the coding sequence ATGAACATCAAAGAAGAGCTCACCCGGGTTTCCGTGGAGCTCTTCGCCAGCCAGGGCTACGCGAAGACAAGCGTGCAGCAGATCGTTGACGCGGCCGGCGTCACCAAGGGCGCGCTCTACCACTACTTCAATTCCAAGGATGACCTGCTCTTCGACATCTACGACCGGATCCTCACCCTCCAGCTGCGGAACCTGCATGAAATAACGGACCGCGGGTTGCCCGTCGGCGAGACAGTCCGCCTGGTCTGCGAGGACGTCATCGTCACCTCCATCGAATGGATCCGTGAAGGTGCGGTGTTCTTCCGCTCCCAGCACATGCTCAGCCCCGACCGGATGGAGGACGTCAAAGTCCGGCGGCGCCAGTACAACGAGGTCTTCGGAGCCTTGATTACCCGCGGAAAGACAGAGGGAGTCTTCCGCGACGACATTCCCACCGCCGTGCTCGTAGCCAACTTTTTTGCCAACCCGCACTACCTCTCCTTCTGGTACCAGCCATCCGGACCCCTGACCAGGGAGCAGGTGGCCAAGCAGATCACCGACCTCTACCTCACCGGGCTGCGGCCTGCCCACTCCGAAGGAGCAGCACTATGA
- a CDS encoding NADPH:quinone oxidoreductase family protein, translating to MKAWNVVTNAEPRDALRLVEAPSPAAGPGMLVLATRAVALNFPDVLLCRGEYQEKPPLPFVPGIELCGTVIGIGEGVTGFHVGDRVVASHLGVMAQEVAVPAASAFPAPESLSDAEAAALCIGYQTGYFGLHRRARIAPGETLLVHAAAGGVGTAAVQLGKAAGATVIGVVGNEAKRLVAEEAGADLVINRTTGDFVEVVNTATGGRGADVIYDPVGGSTFDRSTRCIAFEGRIVVVGFAGGTLQTARMNHALVKNYALLGLHWALYAKKAPELVSEAHEQLTLLADKGLIRPVVTETVPFEDAPDAIQRLGDGTTAGRVVLTL from the coding sequence ATGAAAGCCTGGAACGTCGTCACCAACGCAGAACCCCGGGACGCACTGCGGCTGGTCGAGGCCCCCTCCCCCGCCGCCGGGCCGGGCATGCTGGTACTGGCCACCCGCGCCGTCGCGCTCAATTTCCCCGATGTACTGCTCTGCCGCGGCGAGTACCAGGAAAAACCCCCGCTGCCCTTCGTGCCGGGCATTGAACTGTGCGGCACAGTCATCGGAATCGGCGAGGGCGTCACCGGCTTCCACGTGGGCGACCGCGTTGTCGCCTCGCACCTCGGGGTGATGGCGCAGGAGGTTGCAGTGCCCGCGGCGTCGGCCTTTCCCGCGCCGGAGTCCCTTTCGGACGCCGAGGCGGCAGCCCTGTGCATCGGCTACCAGACCGGATACTTTGGGCTGCACCGCCGCGCACGGATCGCCCCGGGCGAGACTCTGCTGGTGCATGCCGCAGCCGGCGGTGTCGGAACCGCAGCGGTCCAGCTGGGCAAGGCGGCCGGCGCCACCGTAATCGGTGTCGTGGGCAACGAGGCCAAACGCCTGGTTGCCGAAGAAGCCGGTGCCGATCTGGTCATCAACCGCACCACCGGGGATTTCGTCGAGGTGGTCAACACGGCGACCGGCGGCCGGGGCGCCGACGTCATCTACGATCCCGTCGGCGGGAGCACCTTTGACCGCTCCACCCGCTGCATCGCCTTTGAAGGCCGGATTGTGGTGGTTGGTTTTGCCGGGGGCACGCTGCAGACCGCCCGGATGAACCATGCGCTGGTCAAGAACTACGCCCTGCTTGGCCTGCACTGGGCCCTGTACGCCAAAAAGGCGCCGGAACTGGTGTCCGAGGCCCATGAGCAGCTCACCCTCCTGGCGGACAAGGGACTGATCCGCCCGGTGGTCACCGAGACCGTCCCGTTCGAAGACGCACCCGACGCCATCCAGCGCCTGGGTGACGGCACCACCGCAGGGCGGGTGGTGTTGACCCTGTAG
- a CDS encoding ABC transporter ATP-binding protein — MEELHTDQSVLPRLRFTDISVRFGGLTALDAVSFAVPPGAVVGIIGPNGAGKTTLFNVVCGFTAPAAGALELDGKPFRPLPRLLTRHGVARTLQGLGLFPGLTVLDNVMLGLEGTATHTMAEDALLLPRSRRGEVRLREGALQAMDELGIVTYAAALPDTLPYGIRKKAALARALAGSPRLLLLDEPAGGLAQDDIDELAEIIRRVPATGCSVVLVEHHVDLVMSVCERIAVLDFGKLIAEGTPAAVSANQAVTDAYLGVEPV; from the coding sequence TTGGAAGAGTTACATACCGACCAGTCGGTTTTACCCCGGCTGCGCTTTACCGACATCAGCGTGCGCTTCGGCGGCCTCACCGCCCTGGACGCGGTGTCCTTCGCTGTCCCGCCTGGCGCCGTCGTCGGCATCATCGGCCCCAACGGAGCCGGAAAAACCACCCTGTTCAACGTGGTCTGCGGCTTCACCGCACCCGCCGCCGGAGCCCTGGAGCTGGATGGCAAGCCGTTCCGCCCCCTGCCCCGCCTCCTGACCCGCCATGGGGTGGCCCGGACGCTGCAGGGACTGGGCCTGTTTCCGGGCCTGACCGTGCTGGACAACGTCATGCTCGGCCTGGAAGGCACCGCCACACACACCATGGCCGAGGATGCACTGCTGCTCCCCCGCTCCCGGCGGGGCGAGGTACGGCTGCGGGAGGGCGCACTGCAGGCCATGGATGAGCTGGGCATCGTGACCTATGCCGCCGCCCTGCCGGACACCCTGCCGTACGGGATCCGCAAAAAAGCAGCCCTGGCCCGGGCACTGGCGGGCAGCCCGCGCCTGCTGCTGCTGGATGAACCGGCCGGCGGCCTGGCGCAGGACGATATCGACGAACTGGCGGAGATCATCCGCAGGGTCCCTGCCACCGGCTGCTCCGTAGTACTGGTGGAACACCACGTGGACCTGGTGATGAGCGTCTGCGAGCGCATCGCGGTGCTGGACTTCGGCAAGCTGATCGCCGAGGGGACCCCGGCTGCGGTCAGCGCCAACCAGGCTGTCACCGACGCCTATCTGGGGGTGGAACCGGTATGA
- a CDS encoding ABC transporter ATP-binding protein, whose translation MSALLSLDSVSAGYGPVPVLHGVSLDVAAGSITAVVGANGAGKTTLLRTIIGQLRPTGGSIRFDGMDLAGTKVEDMVRRGISLVPEGRGVITELTVDENLRLGGLWRRDRAAAQALLARMYELFEPLARRRKAPGHQLSGGERQMLALGRALMAGPRLLLLDEPSLGLAPRVTAQILGMLRGLRDDTGLTVLLIEQNVRSALAVADDGVVLSLGSVVASRPAADLAADTDLRHTYLGF comes from the coding sequence ATGAGCGCCCTTCTGTCCCTGGACTCGGTCAGCGCCGGCTACGGTCCCGTCCCCGTCCTGCACGGCGTGAGCCTGGACGTGGCAGCGGGCAGCATTACCGCCGTCGTCGGAGCCAACGGCGCAGGCAAGACCACCCTGCTGCGCACCATCATCGGGCAGCTGCGGCCCACCGGCGGCAGCATCCGTTTTGACGGCATGGATCTGGCCGGCACCAAAGTGGAGGACATGGTACGCCGCGGCATCTCCCTGGTGCCCGAAGGCCGCGGGGTCATCACCGAACTCACCGTGGACGAGAATCTCCGCCTGGGCGGGCTGTGGCGCCGCGACCGCGCCGCCGCCCAGGCCCTGCTCGCCCGCATGTACGAGCTCTTCGAGCCCCTGGCCCGGCGCCGCAAGGCCCCCGGACACCAGCTCTCCGGCGGGGAACGGCAGATGCTCGCCCTGGGCCGGGCCCTGATGGCCGGTCCCCGGCTGCTGCTGCTGGATGAACCGTCGCTGGGCCTGGCGCCACGGGTGACCGCCCAGATCCTGGGAATGCTGCGCGGCCTCCGCGACGACACCGGCCTGACCGTGCTGCTGATCGAGCAGAACGTCCGCAGCGCCCTCGCTGTTGCCGACGACGGCGTCGTCCTCAGCCTGGGATCCGTCGTCGCCTCCCGACCCGCCGCCGACCTGGCCGCGGATACCGATCTCCGCCACACCTACCTGGGGTTCTGA
- a CDS encoding branched-chain amino acid ABC transporter permease: protein MDRFLFLTVDGLARGAVLAAFALSLVIIWRAARIVNFAQGAMAVATTYVAFTVTAATGSYWLGLASAIISGLVLGALVERTVMRFVGNTSPLNSVIAGLGLLLVIQAVLGMVFGNGYQSLGTPFSTTPLTIGGISAVSPYDLFIFACIAVIVAGLALLFTKTSLGLRLRAAAFAPDLARLLGVRSSRMLTLGWALSSAVGALAALLIIPTELGLNPHAVDTVFVYAFTVAVVGGLDSSGGAVAGGLAVGVVLSWVSGYLGATLAPIAVLVLLLAVLLLRPAGLFSMTKERTV, encoded by the coding sequence ATGGACAGATTTCTTTTCCTTACCGTCGACGGGCTGGCCCGCGGTGCAGTGCTGGCTGCCTTCGCCCTCTCACTCGTCATCATCTGGCGTGCCGCCCGGATCGTGAACTTCGCCCAGGGTGCCATGGCCGTCGCCACCACCTATGTCGCCTTCACCGTCACGGCCGCCACCGGCAGCTACTGGCTGGGGCTTGCCTCGGCGATTATCTCCGGGCTGGTGCTCGGCGCCCTGGTGGAACGGACCGTGATGCGCTTCGTGGGCAACACCTCCCCGCTAAACTCCGTCATTGCCGGGCTGGGGCTGCTGCTGGTCATCCAGGCGGTGCTGGGCATGGTCTTCGGCAACGGCTACCAGTCTCTGGGCACCCCCTTCAGCACCACCCCGCTGACGATCGGCGGGATCAGCGCTGTCTCCCCCTATGACCTGTTCATCTTCGCCTGCATCGCCGTGATCGTGGCGGGGCTGGCCCTGCTCTTCACCAAGACCTCCCTCGGACTGCGGCTGCGCGCCGCTGCCTTCGCACCGGACCTGGCGCGGCTGCTCGGGGTGCGGTCCTCCCGCATGCTGACCCTGGGCTGGGCGCTGTCCTCCGCCGTCGGAGCCCTGGCCGCCCTGCTGATCATTCCCACCGAACTCGGTCTGAACCCGCACGCCGTGGACACCGTCTTTGTCTATGCGTTCACCGTCGCGGTGGTGGGCGGACTGGATTCCTCCGGCGGAGCCGTGGCCGGCGGCCTGGCCGTGGGCGTGGTGCTCAGCTGGGTCAGCGGCTACCTCGGGGCCACGCTGGCACCCATCGCCGTCCTGGTGCTCCTGCTCGCGGTACTGCTCCTGCGCCCGGCCGGACTGTTCTCGATGACCAAGGAGCGCACGGTATGA
- a CDS encoding branched-chain amino acid ABC transporter permease — MSPLKTLLAAAAAAALLIGATFAVEPFTSYQLATVCAYLCAVAGLTVLTGTGGQLSLGQAALMACGAYCYALSANALAGTGIEGPLLLLGPLAAAVLGSAVLGLVIGLAAGRLHGPYLAGFTLALVVAIPAVTSTFSTVLGGDQGLWITVEKRPASLRGMVSNEQWQAWLAILCAVTVMVLLNNLLRGRFGRQLRAVRDNDAAASLSGINVARTKILSFTVSAAAAGLGGGLLAYTTQSASPGAYSLVLSLYLLMAAVIGGIGSLTGAVWGALIMVFLPYSINSLTAGLPVSADVASRLDGNLAIAVFGTVLVLVILLAPRGIQGLLSAAVRRIRGRRSPAAAAAAAPSTPAAVVVNPRADPGAAASTGPGNANPESAPSAPNPAPPENLSTTKGQR; from the coding sequence ATGAGCCCCCTGAAAACACTGCTGGCCGCAGCCGCCGCAGCTGCACTGCTGATCGGTGCCACCTTTGCGGTTGAACCCTTTACCTCCTATCAGCTGGCAACTGTTTGCGCCTATCTGTGCGCCGTCGCGGGACTGACGGTTCTCACCGGAACCGGCGGGCAGCTCTCGCTGGGACAGGCGGCCCTGATGGCCTGCGGGGCGTATTGCTATGCGCTCAGTGCCAATGCGCTGGCCGGGACCGGAATCGAGGGTCCGCTCCTGCTGCTGGGCCCCCTGGCCGCCGCCGTGCTGGGCTCGGCGGTACTGGGGCTGGTGATCGGTCTGGCGGCCGGACGCCTCCACGGACCGTACCTGGCCGGCTTCACGCTGGCCCTGGTGGTGGCCATCCCTGCGGTCACGAGCACCTTTTCGACGGTGCTCGGCGGTGACCAGGGACTATGGATCACGGTGGAGAAGCGCCCGGCTTCCCTGCGCGGCATGGTCAGCAACGAGCAGTGGCAGGCCTGGCTGGCGATCCTGTGCGCCGTCACCGTCATGGTGCTTTTGAACAACCTGCTGCGCGGGCGGTTCGGCCGGCAGCTGCGGGCGGTGCGGGACAACGACGCCGCCGCCTCACTCTCCGGCATCAACGTCGCCAGGACCAAGATCCTCTCCTTCACCGTCAGCGCCGCGGCGGCAGGCCTGGGCGGCGGGCTGCTGGCCTACACCACCCAAAGCGCCAGCCCGGGAGCCTACTCCCTGGTGCTGTCCCTGTATCTGCTCATGGCAGCCGTGATCGGAGGCATCGGGTCGCTGACGGGTGCGGTCTGGGGAGCACTGATCATGGTGTTCCTGCCCTACAGCATCAATTCCCTCACCGCCGGCCTGCCGGTCTCCGCCGACGTCGCGTCGCGGCTGGACGGAAACCTGGCCATCGCGGTGTTTGGCACGGTCCTCGTGCTGGTGATCCTGCTCGCGCCGCGGGGCATCCAGGGTCTGCTGTCAGCGGCCGTCCGCAGGATCCGCGGCCGGCGCTCCCCGGCCGCGGCGGCTGCCGCAGCACCATCCACACCCGCCGCCGTCGTCGTCAATCCCCGTGCCGATCCCGGTGCCGCCGCGTCCACCGGCCCCGGTAACGCCAACCCTGAATCCGCACCATCAGCCCCCAACCCAGCCCCGCCAGAGAATCTATCCACCACGAAAGGTCAGCGATGA